DNA sequence from the Methanobacteriaceae archaeon genome:
GCAGGTTTTTCCTGAGGTTCTCACCAGCCACAAATTCCAGAGTTTTATCAGAATGCTGGGTTTTCACTGGAAACAGGACAGCACCATGGATTCTGCTATTCAGCTGGGCTGGTAGGAATTTAACATCTCCAAAACCACCACTTCCCTTAATGATCCTCATTTTATCATCAAGATCATGCACAGCCGCTGCGTCTTCTTTAGAGATTTCCAGGTTCAGGGTTCCGGGAAATGGTTCAAATCCA
Encoded proteins:
- a CDS encoding CTP-dependent riboflavin kinase, yielding MEIKGKVVSGTHKGSYFMSLQVYKDQFKAKLGFEPFPGTLNLEISKEDAAAVHDLDDKMRIIKGSGGFGDVKFLPAQLNSRIHGAVLFPVKTQHSDKTLEFVAGENLRKNLQLEDGDVVTLKII